Proteins from one Oligoflexus sp. genomic window:
- a CDS encoding S8 family peptidase codes for MKLKNMRPLSHHRLKPWMHMALALASLSSIYACQPSTKLENLRHGVPASIVPGSYKLTVDAEKNDDASLVAIGEDAKAVAEEQGCEFDGLQPLSWEPGAISADLASTYQLKLKGCDQTEDQVADTLRKLQTLESIKDVEAEASIQLAVAENDPYKSRQYHLDKIKREQTCDLLGGKSGQQVIVAVVDSGVDKDHADLQSQFLRDANGQVIGANFVGKGASGRPDTNWDDQNGHGTHVAGLVGAAANNGVGVVGVASCANVKIIPVRVMDASGRGSSIEIDRGVQWAAAQGADIINLSLGGNNFFAQPKSSHPSALYSDLASKGVIVFAAAGNESLRLGVNNGRGYAYSYPASYDNVISVAATDSRDALAGFSNRGATVDIAAPGDQDVSTYMGGGYKALSGTSMASPVAAGAYALALSIARTSPKERLKHNDLQSLLMKAVRTSNLRSDVASGGVMDTLALTNALLAGRSPDNETPSMPAPNPTPAPKPTPTPEQPAPTQPTPSGMSFVGLTDGQTLYSATRFAVTGWPKDRTVRIYLYWVTSSDPTPYSFATLDRSDLDATGTKVQTPDSYYLYGSGTLVAEAVDSRGQQLQLIRIRLNGR; via the coding sequence ATGAAGCTGAAGAACATGCGGCCCCTATCCCATCACCGACTCAAACCCTGGATGCACATGGCTCTCGCGCTGGCAAGTCTGTCCAGCATCTATGCCTGTCAACCCTCGACCAAACTGGAAAATCTGCGGCATGGCGTTCCCGCCAGCATCGTTCCCGGCAGTTATAAGCTGACGGTCGATGCGGAAAAGAACGATGATGCATCCCTGGTTGCGATTGGCGAAGATGCCAAGGCCGTCGCGGAAGAACAGGGCTGCGAATTCGATGGCCTTCAACCCTTGTCCTGGGAACCAGGAGCCATCTCCGCGGATCTTGCCTCGACTTACCAGCTGAAACTGAAAGGCTGTGATCAGACCGAGGACCAGGTCGCGGACACTCTGCGCAAACTTCAAACCCTGGAAAGCATCAAAGACGTCGAAGCGGAAGCCTCGATCCAACTCGCAGTCGCGGAAAATGACCCCTACAAGAGCCGTCAGTATCACCTTGATAAGATCAAGCGTGAACAGACCTGTGATCTTTTGGGCGGCAAATCCGGTCAGCAGGTGATCGTGGCCGTTGTGGACTCGGGTGTCGACAAGGATCATGCGGACCTGCAGAGCCAGTTCCTGCGTGATGCCAATGGCCAGGTGATCGGCGCGAACTTCGTCGGCAAAGGTGCCAGCGGCCGTCCCGATACCAACTGGGATGACCAGAATGGTCACGGAACGCACGTCGCCGGCCTCGTCGGTGCGGCAGCCAATAACGGCGTCGGTGTCGTCGGTGTCGCGTCCTGCGCGAACGTGAAGATCATCCCTGTCCGTGTTATGGATGCCAGTGGCCGCGGTTCTTCGATCGAAATCGATCGCGGTGTGCAGTGGGCTGCGGCTCAAGGCGCTGACATCATCAACCTCTCACTCGGTGGCAATAACTTCTTTGCTCAACCGAAAAGCTCGCACCCCAGCGCTCTTTATTCGGACCTTGCCAGCAAGGGCGTCATCGTCTTTGCAGCGGCGGGTAACGAAAGCCTACGCCTTGGTGTGAACAACGGTCGCGGTTATGCCTACAGTTATCCTGCGTCTTATGACAATGTGATCTCTGTCGCCGCAACCGATTCCCGTGATGCTCTGGCTGGTTTCTCGAACCGCGGTGCAACCGTTGATATCGCGGCTCCTGGTGATCAGGATGTTTCCACCTATATGGGTGGCGGTTACAAAGCCTTGAGCGGAACGTCGATGGCCAGTCCTGTGGCCGCTGGTGCTTACGCATTGGCTCTGAGTATCGCCCGCACCTCGCCCAAGGAACGTCTGAAGCACAATGATCTTCAGTCTCTCCTTATGAAAGCCGTGCGGACCAGCAACCTGAGATCCGACGTCGCGTCGGGCGGTGTGATGGATACTCTGGCTCTGACCAATGCGCTCCTCGCTGGTCGCAGTCCTGACAATGAGACCCCTTCGATGCCGGCTCCTAATCCGACGCCTGCACCGAAGCCCACCCCAACGCCTGAGCAGCCGGCTCCTACCCAGCCGACTCCAAGCGGGATGAGCTTTGTGGGTCTTACCGATGGTCAGACTCTCTATTCCGCCACACGCTTTGCTGTGACGGGCTGGCCCAAGGATAGGACGGTGCGGATCTACCTTTACTGGGTAACCAGCAGTGATCCTACGCCTTACTCCTTCGCAACCCTGGATCGCAGCGACCTCGATGCGACCGGGACCAAGGTTCAGACTCCGGATTCCTATTATCTATATGGTAGCGGAACGCTGGTGGCTGAAGCGGTCGATAGTCGCGGTCAGCAGCTTCAGCTGATCCGGATTCGCCTGAACGGCCGTTAA